The genomic stretch CAAAGTCATTGTAGAATATCTGTCTAAAACATGTCAAAAACTGTGAATACTTAGTGATGAGGTTCTAGGTCTGACAGGGGTGGGAGGTTGGCAACAATTCACCTGAGTAAACACCATTCAAGACTAGGTAGGTGTTTCCCCCTCTGTTACTCAACAGACGTCTGAAGACGTCTAAGTGTTTTCTTTCCTACTGCTTGAAAACAGACTAGCATTGCTCATGGTCTTAATTCTGGAGCAATCTTGTAGTAAACAGGCAACAAATACAACATCCTCTCAAAGCTGTAGGAGCTTCAATTAGTTCCATGGGTGTGTGGcttcagaaaggaaaggaaagggaattcCTAAGCTTTGATTTCAACACTTGGTAAATTTCATTTCCAATAACTGCATCCCTATGTCAAACCCCTTCATGGCTGGATCTCAAGAGTGTTTACTCTACTTACTTGTATTTTAAGAGCAGCCACTGAAATAACCAGAGTCCTACAAGGATCATGCCGTTAATTTCGCAAATAGAAAACGCCCACTGCACCCGGTTAAAATGGTCAAAAAACGTGTCCGGTAGTGGAGGCTGCACCTCCTTAGGAGGTACTCGTTCATGGACGACCGAGATCATCACTGTAGTgagaacaaaacaggaaagtgCATAAAGAAAGGCCAGAAAAGTTTTGCCCCACTCCATGGGATACTGGGAGCGCTCCGGTTCTGGCATGGGAATCTTGATCATCTCTTTCCTAAACCCATTTGGCATTCCGTTGGGTTTAGTCTTGATGCTGAAGCTGCCATCAGGGTTGGGAATGTCAACGCCAATGCTGAGGTGTCCGTTGGCGTGGCCATTCTTGTGTGCTTCCATATGGTGCTCCATCTTCAGGGTCTCTATCATGTCTAAGAGTCGCTGCCCATTGTCAGAGGAGACTCGGCACAGTGGGGGTTTTTTGAAATCCTCTTGGGTTAGGTTGATTAAGTCCTGGCCTGTGAAGTGCTCCAAAGGTTCACAGTATTCTGGCATAGCATTCTCCAGCAGCCAGTCTGCCACCTTCTTGGGTGACCAATAAACCACTTCCTTCATGGTACTGGCAGACAACATTCAGTACCCCCAGCTTGCTCTCAGACGTCAGCAGTCACTGTTCATACAGGGCAGGACACTATCCCTCCTTGGCTGGTTCATCTTGTTGGGTCTCATGAGCAGAGACTCATTTGGCAAGATGGTCAGGGCAGTTTTAAAACACTTCATGCAATGGTGTCCAAACATTAGTTCGCCTCATTTCTGAACAGGATTCTTCCTTCTGTGGGAGCAAAAGAAAAGGTCAGGACCATGAGACTTCCAGATCAGTTCCTTCAAAATGCAAAGAGGCTCAATGTGGATAGTGAACGTGGAAGGGCAAGCATTGCCCATTCCCTGGTTTTCTGTCTTCCTCAGGTAACAGATCATTAAACTGTATCTGAAAATGTGTGAAGTTAAGAGCAGTGGATGGCTCTCCAGGAGAGAACTTAATAAGAATAACTCAATGGGCTCTAGACACTGAACAGCAGACACCACTGATTCTCTTTTTATCTAACATACTTCCATCATAGAATGTGAGGGAATGTGGCAAACCTGTTTAATCCATTAATCTCTCTGGTGAGGAATATTGAAATGTGCACAATATGTGACAACTAACAGATCATGGAAGAAAATCACAGAAATGCTAAGCATAAAATCATCTGGTCTAATCattttacatacttttttttttttttgccaaaaagTCACTTTTTCCAAACACGTATGAACCCTAATATGGAAAAGAGTACCTTACTTAGGCTGACTGGGCTGACACACAGGCAGAGTCCAGGGCCAAGGCTCTGCTGATCTGTCTACCCTCAGTCCCTCAACACTTCTAGTGATCCCCATAATTTGAAAGAAGAGAACTTGATCCACCTTTTATTTATAAAGGAGGATGAGCTCTATAAAAGTCAATGGACTTGCCCACAACTGAGAGTAGAGAGGGGCTGTAAGTCCAGTGTGTatgttcattaaaataattaaccAGTGGTGTAACAACAGTAGGCAGGGTCTACCTGTGcatacaatacaaaacaaatacaacCTTAGTCCTCGGCTAACGCACAGCACTGCAGGAAACAAGTGGGAAGACAAAGCAGCTAAGTTATACTAGATTCTGAGTGGGTCCCCAGTCTTctgccactgatttgtttaataACCGCATActactctttttttaaacaatcatttTAGAAAGGTAAGGAAAGCTTAAAGCAGAAGACTCAACTTCATATATAAAAACAACAGAGCTATGAAACATGGCTTTAGCCCCAGCACCTCCCCTGCTTGCCCTATTGTTTGGGCTTTGGCTTGCTCATGCTTAAAATGGGTACAGTAACCACAAAGTATTTCCTACATAGGGTTATTGTCAATGACTGAGTCTACATATGAAAGCAGATGAAGCAGCCGAGCTCTCTAAGTGGTGACTTTCAGAGGGGTTTGTTGGTACTTACAGCCTACTGATACCTTTTCAAATTATTAATCAAAGTATTCAACAGCCTCTGTTTATCACACTATAATGAACTCGACTGGCTAGATTCTTTCTGAAGTGATTATTGTTGTGTTAACCAAAGAAACCTTTCCGTTGACCTAAAAGTTTAGAAGCTGGAAGTTACTGGTGACATTGCTTCCCTAAGAATGTCTTTGTGGAAGAGTGTCTGGTGAAGTATCTTGGGCTTTAGAAGGCTCTTCAGCCAAGTGCACTCAGTGCATGCTGTCCGCTTCCATTATATACATGTTAGGACGATCAATCTCTGAGGCGTTCCCAAACAGAGAAAGCGCTTAGAGGGGCTTCTCACATTGACTTCCTTAAGTTGACCCACTCCTGCCGCCCTTCTCTCCAACTAGTCTCACACTGAACCCCCAGTTTGATTCTAGAATGAGGAAAGACAGCATGTACTTTTCCAACCTCCCATTTTTAATAGCACCAATGGTACTACCAAGCCTAAGGACACAGCCCAGGTGCTCTCAAGTGTTCTGGGTGTGTTATACCTCTCCTGACACACTCTCCTTAAGCAGCTGGGCACCCAGAAGAACCTTGCAAAGGCAGCCACTTCCAGCAGCCAGCTGCAGACTCCATGTCCCCAGGGCTCAAAGGCTACCCAATCAATAACTGGTTGATATCTTCACAAATATCCCTAGCATTGGGTAAACTATTTAATGGGAAATTAACCCAGTAATGTCACTAATATTGAAAACTCTTTTAAAGTATCTTGAATAGTCAatgaaaatatgaacattttccagagagaaagaaagaaaaatgtgactTTCTTCACACTCATAGCCACTGGGAAGGAACCCCATATGTGGTGAGAACAGCCGTGAGTGCTGAAGGTGTGTGTACCAACCTTGAGTCCTTACATAGGTTGGGTGGGACATAAGATCTGTCTCCTAGGCCTGAGACTCAAGGCCTTTCTCCTCAAACACTTCTCAGCAGATCTAGGATACCCCTAACATCTATACGAcaatgctaaagaaaaaaaaaatcttaatttcaaGTTTAGGCCTAAGGGAAAAGGATACTGGCTTTCCCCAAATTCCTCATCCCACCCCATTTCTTGGCCACCACAGGAAGTGTACCGTTATATGAAACCCTCAGGACCACAGACTACACCAAGATTAAGATTTCATTACTTCTCTCTGTTGAGACGTAGACAAACCATCTCTTACTAAGTGATGACAAgcttcaaaacagaaacaaatcaaaTTATAGGAGACAACTTAATGTTGATCAGAGGTTCttagccttcctaacactgcaatactttaatacagttcttcatgttgtagtgaccccaaccataaattattttcagtgctacttcataactgtaattctgctcctgttatgaaatgtaatataaatacctgatatgcagatggtcttaggcaacccctgtaaaagggttggTTGACCCCAAAAGGGTGACTaggcacaggttgagaaccactgatacaGAGATGAATATCTTTCTGGCATGGCAAACACATCAAACATGGGCTACATAGAAGAACAAGAATTCTGCAAGGTCAAATCCATCAAGAAGTTTCTGATAGCCACAGGAATTCTCCTAAGGAGGCTATAGGGCAGGCCAGCATCCATTCTATAGCTAGCGAGGACCACAAAAGCACTCCCCCCTGAATACATACCCCGTACTTCCCCTGACTTGAATCCTGTCTTCATCTTGACAATGCGTAAGAGTCTTCCCTAAGCCTTCTGCTTTTCTACATCCCCCAAATTCCTTCCTCAATACCATCCGAGCATACAACAGAATCTAACTGTTTGTGTTTGTGGGGGAGGCCACTTGGATGGTGCTCAAAGAATTAACATGTCAGGCAGTCAACACTGATGACTTATCAAAGTCCTTTACCTGTTCCTAGACTATTTtgacttaaaacaacaacaacaaaaaagcctaaTAAGTACCTCACCCACCTTCACACATTATGAGACTCCAGCCACATTAAAGGAATAAAAACCTTGGATTTCTTCATTAAGCATCTTATTCTTTAAATAATGTCCTAGCTTCTTTCCCAATGCCCAGCGCGGCCACAGTAACACTTCATAGATGCTTACAGGAGCACTGTCCTGATGTCCCATCTCTCTAACGCAGGGCAAAAGATAAGTTTTCAGCTTTACGCGGACATAAACCTTTACTCTTAAGCAAGCTTTGAAGCTTGAAAACAAGTACTCCGGCTGTTTTcctggagctgatgctgaggtTAGGCATCTGGCAAGGTAACCTCTGTGGAAGGGACCTGCTACACAGAGGTTTAGCTTTTCATTTGGTACCTGCTAACAACTTTGTTCAGAGACTCCAGGGCCAGGCTGTAGATGCAGAAGCGAAAAACTCATTTTTCTCCTGGCCTTGCTCACTCGATAGAGATGCAGTGAAGCAGTTCCAAATGGAGACAGGCAAACATCTTTACAGCTTGATCTAGAAGACAGGTCAGCTTGGGTAACAACCACCATCATCCAGAAAAGCCAGGTTGAACTAATACATGGCCTAGCTTACTGGATTTATTGTACAAGATAGGGAAGAAAtaacagaagaataaaaatgaaataaacatttcctctTCAAATATTACATAATTTGAGAGAACTCTCATTTatctataatttttattgatgAAGTCCAGTCAGAAGGTGACTGGTCTAGAATTCTATACAAAGGGAAGACGAGGCTCTACAGCACAGGAGCTGTGCAGGGCAATCTCGCTGCCGGACAGTCAACAGCCTCCCAGACGTGAGCATGGCGGCCAAAGAGTGCTAAGCAATGGCCAGTGTTCTACTTCATTAAAGGCAGACCCTAAGCACATGCTGTCTACAGGACGGAAGCCCAGCAGGACTTTCTATTTGGTTTTAACCAAGtgaaaaataattatacaatatTTGGGCTCAAATTCTTAAAATGGTTCCTTTCTCTTTAATACTATAAAAGCTTTTCAATGATATGCCACACCACCATATAATGAATTTATAGTTAATTATGAAAGCCAGATCTTCAAGGAAGAATAATAAGCTAAGGCAGTCATTCTGGAAATATACAGATGATTTAATCAGGCAAAACTACAAAATCATTTAGGAGTATTTGTTTATACGTCCTCAAAAGAAGCCATTATGTAGACTTGCCATCTGGAATAGTGTCTAGAAATGAAATAGTGTTGGTGTTAACAAAAACCTACCACCAACCAGAATTAAGCAGGACACAGGGGTTTAAAAGCATTATGAcagcaatcccagaactcaggagtctgaagcaggaggatggtgagcCTGGGACCAGCcggggctacatagcaagaccttgtctcaaaaacctgTACAACAGTTCAACATTTACAGTATCTTCCCCAAAAGAGTAGAATTAGGAgttaattagaaaatgaaatacaaatcaaTAATTCATATCACTTTATTATGAAACAAACTGACATTTTACAAAAGTCTCAAGTTCAGATAAAGGTTTCCAAACCTACTAGAACATTCCATAAATGTCAACAATAACCTAATTGACCTCTTCAGTGAATGAAATCTTTAATTCTCCATTGACGCAATTTGGAAATCTGCTGAATGCTTTCTCCAAAGCAACTCAAATAGGCTGTACATTTTCTTATTTGGCACTTGAAGAGTTAATTTATGTAAGGAGAATTTATAAAATTACGTATGAAAGGTTAGAGGAACAATGTAGGCTGAAGGAGcaacatatttatttctatagTCAGGGGCTTTAAGGATTCCTTTTGATGTTATAACCTTTACACTGGTCTTTCTTTTCAACCGCTACTCCATGCGGTGTTCGCAATTCCACAATCCAGCTTTGGTTCACACATAAAACCATCCC from Mus caroli chromosome 19, CAROLI_EIJ_v1.1, whole genome shotgun sequence encodes the following:
- the Sgms1 gene encoding phosphatidylcholine:ceramide cholinephosphotransferase 1, which translates into the protein MLSASTMKEVVYWSPKKVADWLLENAMPEYCEPLEHFTGQDLINLTQEDFKKPPLCRVSSDNGQRLLDMIETLKMEHHMEAHKNGHANGHLSIGVDIPNPDGSFSIKTKPNGMPNGFRKEMIKIPMPEPERSQYPMEWGKTFLAFLYALSCFVLTTVMISVVHERVPPKEVQPPLPDTFFDHFNRVQWAFSICEINGMILVGLWLFQWLLLKYKSIISRRFFCIVGTLYLYRCITMYVTTLPVPGMHFNCSPKLFGDWEAQVRRIMKLIAGGGLSITGSHNMCGDYLYSGHTVMLTLTYLFIKEYSPRRLWWYHWICWLLSVVGIFCILLAHDHYTVDVVVAYYITTRLFWWYHTMANQQVLKEASQMNLLARVWWYRPFQYFEKNVQGIVPRSYHWPFPWPVVHLSRQVKYSRLVNDT